A window of the Gorilla gorilla gorilla isolate KB3781 chromosome 8, NHGRI_mGorGor1-v2.1_pri, whole genome shotgun sequence genome harbors these coding sequences:
- the LOC101136911 gene encoding ubiquitin-like FUBI-ribosomal protein eS30 fusion protein, translated as MQLFVHAQELHTFEVTSQETVAQIKAHVASLEGIAPEDQVVLLAGATLEDEATLGQCGVEALTTLEVAGRMLGGKVHGSLARAGKVRGQTPKVAKQEKKKKKTGRAKRRMQYNRRFVNVVPTFGKKKGPNANS; from the coding sequence ATGCAGCTCTTTGTCCACGCCCAGGAGCTACACACCTTCGAGGTGACCAGCCAGGAAACGGTCGCCCAGATCAAGGCTCATGTAGCCTCACTGGAGGGCATTGCCCCGGAAGATCAAGTCGTGCTCCTGGCAGGCGCGACCCTGGAGGATGAGGCCACTCTGGGCCAGTGCGGGGTGGAGGCCCTGACTACCCTGGAAGTAGCAGGCCGCATGCTTGGAGGTAAAGTCCATGGTTCCCTGGCCCGTGCTGGAAAAGTGAGAGGTCAGACTCCTAAGGTGGCCAaacaggagaagaagaagaagaagacaggtCGGGCTAAGCGGCGGATGCAGTACAACCGGCGCTTTGTCAACGTAGTGCCCACCTTTGGCAAGAAGAAGGGCCCCAATGCCAACTCTTAA
- the C8H10orf88 gene encoding ATPase PAAT has protein sequence METRTEDGGLTRRPTLASSWDVAGGALTHSLLLTRAGLGPGDFDWEELLAPPAPGQDLVILKRNLNNKDENPCFLYLRCGPDGGEEIASIGILSSARNMEVYLGEEYCGTSRGKNVCTVLDDSEHEKIILYKKNLKLESSTHACKIKLLSFGERQRVFISKVVVHMRSVFANSSTSSPALGSRIDLDKVQTIMESMGSKLSPGAQQLMDMVRFQQRNCIPIGEQLQSVLGNSGYKHMIGLQSSSTLGNLDKPSSTPFPFRTGLTSGNVTENLQTYIDKSTQLPGGENSTKLDECKIMPQNHSFLENDLKNAMASFLPKKASDNSNIPNSELLPFLQNLCSQVNHLHVGNKTEYQENITKHDERILGVGMEEQSICSYLEKILSKNMELMEKKLMDYIDQRIHELQEHIDDKIALLMDLLQNPNSPPTGIPLRHYDSGERLSNGER, from the exons ATGGAGACGCGGACCGAGGACGGGGGCCTCACCCGCCGCCCCACGCTGGCCTCTTCTTGGGATGTTGCAGGCGGGGCCCTGACCCACAGCCTCCTCCTCACCCGGGCCGGTCTCGGCCCCGGTGACTTCGACTGGGAGGAGCTGCTGGCACCGCCTGCTCCAGG TCAGGATCTGGTGATTTTGAAGAGAAACCTCAACAACAAAGATGAAAACCCCTGCTTCCTTTACCTGAGGTGTGGCCCTGATGGAGGTGAAGAAATCGCTTCTATTGGCATTTTAAGTTCAGCAAGAAATATGGAAGTGTACTTAGGAGAGGAGTACTGTGGAACCAGTAGGGGCAAGAATGTTTGTACTGTCCTGGATGACAG tgaacatGAAAAGATCATTTTgtataaaaaaaatctaaaattggaGTCCTCCACACATGCTTGTAAAATAAAG TTGCTCTCCTTTGGCGAAAGGCAGCGTGTGTTCATCAGTAAAGTTGTGGTACACATGAGATCAGTTTTTGCAAATTCTTCAACAAGCTCTCCTGCTCTAGGATCAAGGATAGACCTTGACAAGGTCCAAACCATAATGGAGTCCATGGGGTCAAAGTTATCTCCTGGAGCTCAGCAGTTGATGGATATGGTTAGGTTTCAGCAGCGG AATTGTATTCCCATTGGAGAGCAGCTTCAGTCGGTGTTGGGCAATTCTGGATACAAGCATATGATTGGACTACAATCCTCATCTACCTTAGGAAACTTAGACAAGCCATCCTCCACACCTTTTCCTTTTAGAACTGGATTGACATCTGGGAACGTGACTGAAAACTTACAAACTTACATTGATAAAAGTACACAACTGCCTGGTGGAGAGAATTCTACCAAGCTTGATGAGTGTAAAATTATGCCTCAAAACCATTCCTTTCTTGAAAATGATCTTAAAAATGCAATGGCCTCTTTCTTACCAAAGAAAGCAAGTGACAACTCAAATATACCCAACTCTGAGTTGCTGCCTTTTCTCCAGAATTTATGTAGTCAAGTTAATCATCTCCATGTGGGAAATAAGACCGAGTATCAGGAAAACATCACCAAGCATGATGAACGCATTCTTGGTGTTGG aatGGAAGAGCAATCTATTTGCTCCTACTTGGAAAAGATTCTTTCTAAAAATATGGAACTGATGGAAAAGAAACTTATGGATTACATTGATCAGCGAATACATGAACTCCAGGAGCACATTGATGATAAGATTGCTTTGTTAATGGATTTGCTGCAAAATCCTAACTCCCCACCCACTGGGATACCTCTAAGACATTATGACTCTGGAGAAAGACTTTCAAATGGAGAAAGATAA